One genomic segment of Desulfovibrio sp. includes these proteins:
- a CDS encoding nitronate monooxygenase: MSFPSLTIGDLTVRIPIVQGGMGVGISLSKLASAVAEAGGIGVIAAAGIGMGKPGYATHFIETNNQALREEIRAAREKTSGALGVNIMVALTNYVDLVTTAVQEGIDAIFSGAGLPLDLPAHLPEGCRTKLIPIVSSARAAIILCKKWLARFGRVPDAFVVEGPLAGGHLGFKPNQLDDPAHSLEVVVPEVIAGVAPYRAPDGRPIPVIAAGGVYTGADIRKYLLMGAAGVQMGTRFVATDECDADQAFKQSYIDAHEEDIVIIQSPVGLPGRAVNNRFLEEASKGNKRPKTCPFNCVGSCDHRTTPYCIMLALMNAKKGHLEHGFAFAGQNAWRVTEIVPVKQLIAELETQYDQAVAQEAGA; this comes from the coding sequence ATGTCCTTTCCATCCCTCACCATCGGCGACCTAACCGTACGCATCCCCATCGTTCAGGGGGGCATGGGTGTGGGAATTTCGCTTTCAAAGCTGGCTTCCGCCGTGGCCGAAGCGGGCGGAATCGGGGTCATCGCCGCAGCCGGCATCGGCATGGGCAAGCCCGGCTACGCCACACATTTCATCGAAACCAACAACCAGGCGTTGCGCGAAGAGATACGGGCCGCACGGGAAAAGACTTCGGGAGCACTCGGGGTCAACATCATGGTGGCCCTGACAAACTACGTGGACCTGGTGACCACAGCGGTGCAGGAAGGCATTGATGCCATTTTTTCAGGAGCGGGCCTGCCGCTCGATCTTCCCGCCCACCTTCCTGAAGGTTGCAGGACCAAGCTCATCCCCATTGTTTCCTCAGCCAGGGCCGCCATCATTTTGTGCAAAAAATGGCTCGCCCGGTTCGGCCGTGTCCCCGACGCCTTCGTGGTCGAAGGGCCTCTGGCAGGAGGTCACCTGGGGTTCAAGCCCAACCAGCTGGACGATCCGGCCCATTCGCTGGAAGTGGTTGTGCCCGAGGTCATCGCGGGTGTCGCACCCTACAGAGCCCCTGACGGGAGGCCGATCCCGGTCATTGCCGCTGGCGGCGTCTACACCGGCGCCGACATCCGCAAGTACCTCCTCATGGGCGCGGCCGGAGTGCAGATGGGCACCCGCTTCGTGGCCACAGACGAATGCGACGCCGACCAGGCTTTCAAGCAGAGCTACATCGACGCCCACGAGGAAGACATCGTCATCATCCAAAGCCCTGTCGGCCTGCCTGGCCGGGCCGTGAACAACCGGTTCCTGGAAGAAGCCTCCAAGGGGAACAAGCGTCCCAAGACCTGCCCCTTCAATTGCGTCGGCTCCTGCGACCACAGAACCACCCCCTACTGCATCATGCTGGCCCTGATGAACGCCAAGAAGGGACATCTGGAACACGGCTTCGCATTCGCGGGGCAGAACGCCTGGCGGGTGACGGAGATCGTTCCGGTCAAACAGCTGATCGCTGAGTTGGAAACCCAATACGATCAGGCCGTGGCCCAAGAAGCCGGAGCCTAG
- a CDS encoding HD domain-containing protein, producing MQKHRILVVEDEAIVALDIQNRLKHMGYEVLSVCSTGEDAVDRAGKLKPDLILMDIMLEGEMDGIEAAGIINDNFGIPVVYLTAYADQQTLERAKITNPFGYVIKPFEDRELQTTIEMAVYKFETDRELILSKRLLATTLKSLGEAVVTTGPDGRVKFLNPVAEQLLGVSLDDAKDKSVTDLIRQTDECLTKLGSHTCTFERAKGESVPIETINSPIIDDWGVNIGNVLVIRDITDRVKGEENLRQYVSSLRRTLEATVQALAVTAEKRDPYTAGHQQRVAALAGAIAQELGFDEERLEGLRVAGLLHDIGKIYIPAEILAKPATLTAMEMGLIKTHSEVGYDILKNIPFPWPVADIVLQHHERINGSGYPGGLSNGQILEEANILAVADVVEAMSSHRPYRAALGLDRALGEIRKNRANLYLAEAVDVCIQLFESGRFSFDMDAAN from the coding sequence ATGCAAAAGCACAGGATACTGGTGGTCGAGGACGAGGCAATCGTCGCCCTGGACATACAAAACCGCCTGAAGCACATGGGGTACGAGGTCCTCTCGGTCTGTTCCACGGGGGAAGATGCCGTGGATCGGGCCGGCAAGCTCAAGCCCGACCTCATCCTCATGGACATCATGCTGGAAGGCGAGATGGACGGTATCGAAGCCGCAGGGATAATTAACGACAATTTCGGCATCCCAGTGGTCTATCTGACCGCATACGCTGACCAGCAGACCCTGGAGAGGGCCAAGATAACCAACCCGTTCGGCTACGTCATAAAGCCTTTCGAGGACCGCGAGCTCCAGACCACCATCGAGATGGCAGTCTACAAGTTCGAAACCGACCGGGAGTTGATTCTTTCCAAAAGGCTTCTGGCCACGACGCTTAAAAGCCTGGGCGAGGCGGTGGTCACCACAGGGCCGGACGGGCGGGTGAAATTCTTGAATCCCGTGGCCGAACAATTGCTGGGAGTTTCGCTGGATGATGCAAAGGACAAATCGGTCACCGATCTTATCCGGCAAACCGACGAATGCCTCACCAAGCTGGGCAGCCATACATGCACATTCGAAAGGGCCAAAGGGGAGTCCGTACCCATCGAGACTATCAACTCGCCGATCATCGATGATTGGGGTGTGAATATCGGCAACGTGCTGGTCATCCGGGACATCACCGACCGCGTTAAGGGCGAGGAGAATTTGCGGCAATACGTGTCCAGCCTGAGGCGGACCCTGGAGGCCACCGTGCAGGCCCTGGCGGTCACCGCTGAAAAGCGCGATCCGTACACTGCTGGCCACCAGCAGCGGGTGGCTGCCCTGGCCGGGGCCATCGCCCAGGAACTCGGCTTCGACGAGGAACGCCTGGAAGGGCTGCGCGTCGCCGGGCTTCTCCATGATATCGGCAAGATTTATATCCCGGCGGAAATACTGGCAAAACCAGCCACCTTGACCGCCATGGAGATGGGGCTCATCAAAACCCATTCCGAGGTCGGTTACGACATCTTGAAGAACATCCCCTTCCCCTGGCCGGTGGCTGACATCGTCCTGCAGCACCATGAACGGATAAATGGCTCCGGGTATCCTGGCGGGCTTTCCAACGGCCAAATCCTTGAAGAGGCGAATATTCTCGCGGTTGCCGATGTGGTGGAGGCCATGAGTTCGCACAGACCCTATCGTGCCGCTCTGGGCCTGGATCGCGCCCTGGGGGAGATCAGGAAAAACCGGGCGAACCTCTATCTGGCGGAAGCGGTGGATGTATGCATTCAGCTGTTTGAGTCGGGACGCTTCAGCTTCGACATGGACGCCGCGAATTGA
- a CDS encoding diaminopimelate decarboxylase, protein MALALAQGVIGEDDTAVLCYDLDGLGARYSELLRLFPPDALHAVAVKAMPMPSVLDRLVALGAGLEAASLPELHLALAAGCPPERIVFDSPAKTVSELRQALAHGVHINADNFQELDRLDALTAGESLRATIGLRVNPQVGQGTIAATSVAGEYSKFGEPVAKRKEIVEAYARRPWLTGLHMHVGSQGCGLELFTHGAKILMELRSAINTACGREQVVRVDVGGGLPVAYSREDVAPSMGEYAAALRRECPGLFAGRVRIFTEFGRWVFANQGFAASRVEYVKEQPGHRTAVIHLGADMFLRTCYAPETWKHEFAVARPDGTLKEGPGTSWNIAGPLCFSGDFLAKSRSLPDMTPGDFILVLDAGAYTYAMWSRYNSRQMPKVIGITGGRVLVLKERESVQDVVDFWT, encoded by the coding sequence CTGGCTTTAGCGCTCGCTCAGGGCGTGATCGGCGAGGACGATACCGCTGTTCTCTGTTACGATCTCGACGGTCTGGGCGCCAGATACAGTGAGCTTTTAAGACTCTTCCCTCCGGACGCGCTCCATGCCGTGGCCGTGAAGGCCATGCCCATGCCTTCCGTTCTGGACCGCCTCGTTGCGCTCGGAGCCGGACTGGAGGCCGCGTCTCTCCCTGAGCTGCATCTGGCGCTCGCCGCAGGCTGTCCGCCGGAGCGCATAGTGTTTGATTCCCCGGCCAAGACGGTTTCCGAGCTGCGTCAGGCCCTGGCACACGGCGTCCACATCAATGCGGACAATTTCCAGGAACTTGACCGGCTGGACGCCCTGACCGCCGGGGAATCTCTCCGCGCCACCATAGGGCTTAGGGTGAACCCCCAGGTGGGGCAGGGGACCATCGCGGCCACCAGCGTGGCCGGGGAATACTCCAAATTCGGCGAACCGGTGGCCAAACGAAAGGAGATCGTGGAGGCGTATGCGCGCCGTCCGTGGCTCACGGGCCTGCACATGCACGTAGGGTCACAGGGGTGCGGGCTTGAGCTGTTCACGCATGGAGCGAAGATCCTCATGGAATTGCGCTCGGCCATCAACACGGCCTGCGGGCGCGAACAGGTGGTCCGCGTGGATGTCGGCGGCGGATTGCCAGTTGCCTACAGCCGAGAAGACGTCGCTCCCAGCATGGGCGAATACGCCGCAGCCCTGAGGCGGGAGTGCCCCGGCCTTTTTGCCGGGCGGGTGAGGATCTTTACCGAGTTCGGGCGATGGGTTTTCGCCAACCAGGGATTCGCCGCGAGCCGGGTGGAATATGTCAAGGAGCAGCCCGGGCACCGGACCGCCGTTATCCACCTTGGCGCGGACATGTTTTTGCGGACCTGCTACGCGCCTGAAACCTGGAAGCACGAGTTCGCCGTCGCCAGACCTGACGGAACACTCAAAGAGGGGCCCGGGACTTCCTGGAACATAGCTGGCCCATTGTGTTTTTCCGGCGATTTCCTTGCCAAATCCAGATCCCTGCCGGACATGACTCCCGGGGATTTTATTCTGGTCCTGGACGCAGGGGCCTACACGTACGCCATGTGGTCGCGCTACAACAGCCGCCAGATGCCCAAGGTGATAGGCATTACAGGCGGGCGGGTTTTGGTCTTAAAAGAGCGTGAGAGCGTTCAGGATGTGGTGGATTTTTGGACGTGA
- a CDS encoding AMP-binding protein has product MPGASEAWHESVEFGSAVKHSSSVLDTGTLGQALLAAVESYGGAWFLRLARTDGTFADMDRRGFLDMSLRVAAWLREKGLTPGDPVVLSLENSPAWGAAYFGIILSGGVAVPVDVQSVPADAAYYVQKCRARLVLASHPETFSDDPPTDCVLARGLEEALSHEPLSEADIHIAEPHDVAVLIFTSGTTGRPKAVMLTHENLLANVASVFATGLLYPTDNFLAVLPLHHAYPCMVNLLVPLLLGVRTTYVETLMPEAILAALKKAQVSMLVLTPQYVGVFFRRIRKRFEDLPFGLGQGLQKLLSATAGLRPDPLGPLRRAVRRGLGPDFRFFITGGAKCEPEVMSGMASLGIPVLEGYGLSETSPVISINRPDTGKHGSVGVPLPGIEASIDAPDAEGYGEILVRGKNVMPGYFEDPEATANAFRDGWFRTGDQGRMDPDGLLFVRGRERDIIVLPSGKKFPAEEVEAHYRQAPSVGDICVLQDQSGALRAVVTPNLEFFKVTDSPDVRHNIRWDLEVLSRNLPAYKRVSNVVIVPGELPKTRLGKTKRHLVEKMLAEGRTAPEPGGETWRQLDEAGQRALAAIREVTGAEVISPSSHLELDLGLDSLKRLELLTLLEDDLGRSVPEEAFQQLATARDVVEYVSDFASESSSETVRKNAPTDHPKTRDQRASETSQDAHDAGLTPDLAARVRLDIGLLDRSATMMLAGLIGSVARLGFGLRVRGQENIPEGAAIICPNHASYLDGFMIFAATPMRHKTRLFFLGLARFFEARIIRRLAARFRLIAVDAGKISETMRLSAFVLRHGKLLCVFPEGARTVTGELQEFKKGPVILSKELGVPVVPAAITGTFEAWPVGGRLKRHTVTVTFAKPMMPEDPEEIRMAVSRLLRG; this is encoded by the coding sequence ATGCCCGGTGCCTCTGAAGCCTGGCACGAATCGGTGGAATTTGGCAGCGCTGTGAAACACTCGTCCTCCGTGTTAGACACGGGCACCTTGGGCCAGGCCCTGCTGGCCGCCGTGGAGTCGTACGGCGGCGCATGGTTTTTGCGCCTGGCCCGCACGGATGGGACCTTTGCGGATATGGACCGCCGGGGCTTTCTGGACATGTCCCTGCGCGTGGCGGCCTGGCTGCGCGAGAAGGGGCTCACGCCAGGGGACCCGGTTGTCTTGAGCCTGGAGAATTCTCCCGCCTGGGGCGCGGCCTATTTCGGAATCATCCTGTCCGGCGGAGTGGCGGTGCCGGTGGATGTCCAATCCGTGCCAGCCGATGCGGCCTATTACGTGCAGAAGTGCCGTGCCCGCCTGGTTCTCGCCTCCCATCCCGAAACGTTCTCTGATGATCCGCCAACGGATTGCGTTCTGGCTCGCGGCCTGGAAGAGGCGCTGTCGCACGAGCCGCTTTCAGAAGCGGACATCCATATTGCCGAACCCCACGACGTGGCCGTTCTCATCTTCACCTCCGGCACCACGGGAAGGCCCAAGGCCGTCATGCTCACGCACGAGAACCTCCTGGCCAACGTGGCCAGCGTGTTTGCGACCGGGCTTCTCTATCCCACTGACAACTTTCTGGCCGTACTGCCCCTGCACCATGCCTACCCCTGCATGGTGAATCTGCTCGTGCCGCTTCTGCTCGGGGTGCGCACCACCTACGTGGAGACGCTCATGCCCGAGGCCATACTGGCCGCTCTCAAGAAGGCCCAGGTCAGCATGCTGGTGCTCACTCCGCAATATGTGGGAGTGTTTTTCCGGCGCATCCGCAAACGCTTCGAGGACCTGCCCTTTGGGTTGGGTCAGGGTCTTCAGAAGCTCTTGTCAGCCACCGCCGGATTGCGCCCGGACCCGCTGGGGCCGTTGCGCCGGGCCGTGCGACGTGGTCTGGGGCCGGATTTTCGCTTCTTCATCACCGGCGGGGCCAAGTGCGAGCCTGAAGTGATGAGTGGCATGGCCAGCCTGGGGATACCGGTCCTGGAGGGGTACGGCCTGTCCGAGACCTCCCCGGTGATAAGCATCAACCGTCCGGACACGGGAAAACACGGCAGTGTTGGTGTGCCGCTTCCCGGCATCGAGGCCAGCATCGACGCGCCCGATGCCGAGGGGTACGGTGAAATACTGGTTCGCGGTAAAAACGTCATGCCAGGCTATTTCGAGGACCCTGAAGCCACGGCCAACGCATTTAGGGATGGCTGGTTCCGCACAGGCGACCAGGGCCGGATGGACCCGGACGGTTTGCTCTTCGTGCGCGGGCGCGAACGAGACATCATCGTGCTGCCAAGCGGCAAGAAATTTCCTGCCGAAGAGGTCGAGGCACACTACCGCCAGGCTCCGAGCGTGGGCGACATCTGCGTGCTTCAGGATCAAAGCGGGGCGCTCAGGGCCGTGGTGACCCCGAACCTGGAATTCTTCAAGGTCACGGACTCTCCGGACGTGCGCCACAACATCCGCTGGGACCTTGAAGTGCTCTCCAGAAACCTGCCCGCGTACAAGCGGGTGAGCAACGTTGTGATCGTGCCGGGAGAGCTCCCGAAGACGCGGCTGGGCAAGACCAAGCGCCATCTGGTGGAAAAGATGCTGGCCGAGGGGCGGACCGCGCCGGAGCCGGGCGGCGAGACATGGCGGCAATTGGATGAGGCTGGCCAAAGGGCTTTGGCTGCCATTCGTGAGGTGACTGGTGCGGAGGTGATCTCGCCGTCTTCGCATCTGGAGCTTGATCTTGGCCTGGATTCGCTCAAGCGTCTGGAACTTCTGACTCTTCTTGAGGACGATCTGGGCCGTTCCGTTCCCGAGGAGGCTTTTCAACAGCTGGCCACGGCCCGCGACGTGGTGGAGTATGTCAGTGATTTCGCGAGCGAATCCTCAAGCGAAACTGTCAGGAAGAACGCCCCCACGGATCATCCGAAAACCAGGGATCAACGCGCGAGCGAGACGTCCCAGGATGCTCATGACGCTGGTTTGACGCCTGATTTGGCGGCCAGGGTGCGCCTGGACATTGGGCTTCTGGATCGTTCCGCCACTATGATGCTGGCAGGGCTAATCGGTAGTGTTGCCAGATTGGGGTTTGGTCTGAGGGTACGCGGCCAGGAGAACATCCCAGAGGGGGCGGCCATAATCTGTCCAAACCACGCGAGCTATCTGGACGGATTCATGATTTTCGCTGCCACGCCCATGCGGCATAAAACGCGCCTGTTTTTCCTTGGTCTGGCCAGGTTTTTCGAGGCGAGAATAATCCGCAGGCTGGCGGCCAGATTCCGCCTTATCGCGGTGGATGCCGGAAAGATTTCCGAAACCATGCGCCTGAGCGCCTTCGTGCTGCGCCACGGAAAGCTTCTGTGCGTGTTTCCGGAGGGAGCCCGGACCGTTACCGGGGAGCTCCAGGAGTTCAAGAAAGGACCGGTGATTCTTTCGAAGGAGCTTGGTGTCCCCGTGGTTCCAGCGGCCATAACGGGCACGTTCGAAGCGTGGCCGGTGGGCGGCAGGCTCAAACGTCACACGGTGACGGTGACTTTCGCCAAGCCCATGATGCCGGAGGACCCGGAAGAAATCCGTATGGCGGTGTCTAGGCTGTTGCGAGGGTGA
- a CDS encoding MCE family protein: MSVHSNYFKLGLFIIGATSLVLVALVFFGLGSLHKDKVMLETYFDESVQGLDVGSPLKFKGVKIGSVERIRFVFNKYTNFRDIPFRYVLVEMALDPESALAVKNRDDMKDAIRNEVENGLRVRIAPQGLTGTGYLEMDYVNPRASKPLPIEWTPEYFYVPSAPSTIARLEESFETFSKILRKVDEAGVDHAIQNINSLLVVIREAVKDANVPGLSGNVDSLISDLRKTNEHLNSMIGSKEAREALKNLGETLVNLKASTENLPQAIVDLRKLLKEFNTLVASQRDEVQGLLQQGKQMFENLNDLTGDAKRNPSRLLFGAPPAKANPEKKR; encoded by the coding sequence ATGAGCGTCCACTCCAACTACTTCAAGCTCGGCCTCTTCATCATAGGCGCCACCTCCCTGGTTCTCGTCGCCCTGGTTTTTTTCGGCTTAGGATCCCTGCACAAGGACAAGGTCATGCTCGAGACCTACTTCGACGAATCCGTTCAGGGTCTCGATGTGGGTTCGCCGCTCAAGTTCAAGGGGGTGAAGATCGGTTCCGTGGAGCGCATCCGCTTCGTCTTCAACAAATACACCAACTTCAGGGACATACCCTTCCGGTACGTGCTGGTGGAAATGGCTTTGGATCCTGAATCCGCCCTGGCGGTCAAAAACCGCGACGACATGAAAGACGCCATCCGCAACGAAGTGGAGAACGGCCTTCGTGTTCGAATCGCCCCTCAAGGGCTTACCGGCACCGGTTACCTTGAAATGGACTACGTCAATCCACGGGCCAGCAAGCCTCTGCCCATCGAGTGGACTCCCGAATACTTCTATGTGCCTTCCGCGCCGAGCACCATCGCCCGTTTGGAAGAAAGCTTCGAGACCTTCTCCAAGATTCTGCGCAAGGTTGACGAGGCGGGCGTGGACCACGCCATCCAGAACATCAACTCGCTTCTGGTTGTGATCCGCGAGGCGGTCAAAGACGCCAACGTGCCCGGCCTTTCCGGCAACGTGGATTCTCTCATCAGCGACCTGCGAAAGACCAACGAGCACCTGAACTCCATGATTGGCAGCAAGGAAGCCCGTGAAGCTCTGAAAAACCTGGGTGAAACCCTGGTCAACCTGAAGGCTTCCACGGAAAACCTGCCCCAGGCCATCGTCGACCTGCGCAAGCTCCTCAAAGAATTCAATACCCTCGTGGCCAGCCAGCGCGACGAGGTGCAGGGCCTGCTGCAGCAGGGCAAGCAGATGTTCGAGAACTTAAACGACCTTACAGGCGACGCAAAACGCAACCCCTCGCGGCTGCTGTTCGGTGCACCGCCCGCAAAAGCGAATCCGGAGAAGAAGAGATGA
- a CDS encoding 23S rRNA (pseudouridine(1915)-N(3))-methyltransferase RlmH — MNRLRLIFIGELKATWAAQACSHYLDALSRHVRCEVTILRDAKDAKAPRSRKQKEAQTLLSALCPKDLVVGLDEGGKAYGSRGLAAKLGQWIDDPGKAPCFVIGGPFGFGPEAEARFDHRMSLGPYTLPHELARVVLLEQLYRGMSILAGHPYHHD, encoded by the coding sequence ATGAATCGGCTGCGGCTCATATTCATCGGAGAACTCAAGGCTACCTGGGCGGCGCAGGCGTGTAGCCACTACCTGGACGCCTTGTCTCGCCATGTGCGCTGCGAAGTGACCATCCTGCGGGATGCAAAAGACGCCAAGGCCCCCAGATCGCGGAAGCAGAAGGAAGCCCAAACCCTTTTGTCGGCACTTTGTCCCAAGGACTTGGTGGTCGGCCTGGATGAGGGAGGCAAGGCTTACGGTTCCAGAGGGTTGGCCGCCAAGCTTGGTCAATGGATCGACGACCCGGGGAAGGCCCCCTGTTTTGTTATCGGCGGTCCTTTCGGATTCGGCCCGGAAGCGGAAGCCCGCTTCGACCACCGGATGAGTCTTGGCCCGTATACTTTGCCGCACGAACTGGCCCGGGTGGTGCTTCTGGAACAGTTGTATCGAGGGATGAGCATCCTGGCGGGGCACCCGTATCACCATGATTGA
- a CDS encoding membrane integrity-associated transporter subunit PqiC, producing the protein MKRVGAAILALVLLAQFAGCAPSLSRPAVERRFYNITAQRTDVAAPQQDKTVLKVRPLQISPAYQGKELVYRLGEVEFESDYYNVLFVQPSSNLSQQVEQWLGRAGVFSHVVDSTSQVADTHLLEGLVNALYGDFRDRANPKAVLEVQFFLLKNNKNENYSVAFSKSYKKTVPFSAGFKDAGVLVAAYNQALAEVLAELEMDLRGAK; encoded by the coding sequence ATGAAAAGAGTAGGCGCCGCAATTCTCGCCTTGGTTCTCCTGGCCCAGTTCGCCGGATGCGCTCCTTCGCTTTCCCGTCCGGCCGTGGAACGCCGGTTCTACAACATCACGGCCCAGCGGACGGACGTGGCCGCGCCCCAGCAGGACAAGACCGTGCTCAAGGTGCGGCCCCTGCAGATAAGCCCGGCCTATCAGGGAAAAGAACTGGTCTACCGCCTGGGCGAGGTGGAGTTCGAGTCGGATTATTACAACGTCCTTTTCGTGCAGCCCTCCAGCAACCTGTCCCAGCAGGTGGAGCAATGGCTGGGCAGAGCCGGGGTTTTCTCGCACGTGGTGGATTCCACCAGCCAGGTGGCGGACACCCACCTGCTGGAAGGTCTGGTCAACGCGCTGTATGGGGACTTTCGGGACAGGGCCAACCCCAAGGCCGTGCTTGAGGTGCAGTTCTTTTTGCTGAAAAACAACAAGAACGAGAACTACTCGGTGGCCTTTTCCAAGTCGTACAAGAAGACCGTGCCTTTCTCGGCCGGTTTCAAGGACGCCGGGGTGCTGGTTGCGGCGTACAACCAGGCCCTGGCCGAGGTGCTCGCGGAATTGGAGATGGATTTGCGGGGGGCGAAATAG
- a CDS encoding TIGR01777 family protein: MNTENRRVVVSGGSGFIGRYLCRALLARGYQVVALTRGRPRTVSVAPQGALPAFETWDGQTSKGWGHLADGAFALVNLAGEGIADGRWTPMRRRSILESRIRAGQAMLEAVSSASVKPSVLIQASAVGYYGDTGDNPVDEDSPPGRGFLTEICLRWEESTREATNMGVRRAVIRTGMVLGREGGVLQKMLTPFKLFMGGPLGNGRQGFPWIHMEDEVRAIIFLMERADALGPFNLTSPEGVSNLEFCQYLGKALSRPCGLAVPSAALRLLFGSMADELLLSGCLAFPKRLVELGFEFRHPRIADALKELMS; encoded by the coding sequence ATGAACACTGAAAACCGGCGCGTGGTCGTTTCCGGTGGAAGCGGTTTCATCGGGAGATATCTTTGCCGAGCGCTTCTCGCACGGGGATATCAGGTGGTGGCTTTGACGCGCGGCAGGCCAAGGACTGTCTCGGTCGCCCCCCAGGGCGCGCTCCCGGCCTTTGAAACCTGGGACGGGCAGACCTCCAAGGGGTGGGGCCATCTGGCTGACGGCGCCTTCGCCCTGGTGAACCTGGCCGGGGAAGGAATCGCCGATGGGCGTTGGACGCCTATGCGAAGGCGCTCAATACTTGAAAGCCGGATCCGCGCTGGTCAGGCCATGCTCGAAGCTGTGTCCAGCGCGTCCGTGAAACCCTCGGTTCTGATCCAGGCTTCCGCGGTGGGTTATTATGGGGACACCGGCGACAATCCGGTGGACGAGGATTCCCCGCCAGGCAGAGGCTTTCTGACGGAAATTTGTCTCAGGTGGGAAGAATCCACGCGCGAAGCTACGAACATGGGGGTGCGCCGGGCGGTCATCCGCACGGGCATGGTTCTCGGGCGCGAAGGCGGGGTTCTCCAGAAAATGCTCACCCCCTTCAAACTGTTCATGGGAGGGCCTTTGGGCAATGGACGCCAGGGCTTCCCATGGATCCATATGGAAGACGAGGTACGGGCGATCATCTTTCTCATGGAGCGGGCTGATGCGTTGGGACCGTTCAACCTCACTTCCCCTGAGGGTGTTTCCAACCTGGAATTCTGCCAGTATTTGGGCAAGGCACTGTCTCGGCCTTGTGGTCTAGCAGTTCCGTCGGCAGCGCTCAGGCTACTTTTTGGGAGCATGGCCGACGAGCTTTTGCTGTCTGGCTGCCTGGCCTTTCCCAAGCGGCTTGTGGAGCTGGGATTCGAGTTCAGGCATCCAAGAATTGCGGACGCGCTGAAGGAACTGATGTCCTAG
- a CDS encoding DUF4390 domain-containing protein, with amino-acid sequence MRRAVFILLLLVASTTACWGDARAQRIGLTNLVIDNHEGRVKVRFGVDIQGEDIVRGALEKGEVLALECKARLSQKRTYAWNSSVSKATLLSQLILHDGGPYEILHPGTSREHYRGRSLPLLMKEAWGAMSMDLGGWDQLSRGNAYSLTLEIRLVRQDVSSFLKGALFFWNFDAIPPAIYQLDFSY; translated from the coding sequence ATGCGTCGCGCCGTTTTTATCCTTCTTCTCCTTGTTGCTTCCACGACAGCTTGTTGGGGGGATGCGCGCGCCCAGCGCATTGGCCTGACGAACCTGGTGATTGACAACCACGAGGGCCGCGTCAAGGTGCGTTTTGGTGTGGACATTCAGGGCGAGGATATCGTCCGGGGAGCACTCGAGAAGGGCGAGGTGCTGGCCTTGGAATGCAAGGCCAGGCTTTCGCAAAAGCGCACGTATGCCTGGAATTCCAGCGTGTCCAAAGCCACGCTTTTGAGCCAACTTATTTTGCACGACGGCGGCCCGTACGAGATTCTCCACCCGGGAACTTCGAGAGAGCACTACCGGGGCCGGAGTCTTCCACTGCTTATGAAGGAAGCGTGGGGGGCCATGTCCATGGACCTCGGCGGGTGGGATCAGCTCTCCCGAGGCAATGCCTACTCGCTTACCCTTGAGATCCGCCTGGTGCGCCAGGACGTGTCATCTTTTCTCAAAGGGGCGCTTTTCTTTTGGAATTTTGACGCGATTCCTCCTGCGATATACCAACTCGACTTCTCCTATTGA
- a CDS encoding class I SAM-dependent methyltransferase: MATGNPSPPDVADAALKLGRTLTAEQSSGLATYLGLLQTWNRKTNLVGPRVWSQMLSELVADSWHLAELLGELDLPGSPVTLDFGAGAGIPGIPLRLFWKAGRYVMIEPRAIRAGFLRQCVAMMRLPGTEVFEGRAEAVRESADICLSRAFQPWREFLKTASGHGRQTAPEGGKSAPRGSREASLDEPGSKAGSGEALGYPVVVVFANEASPDGPVPEGFVLARSKAYPSRGGMGYFWVFAPSI; this comes from the coding sequence ATGGCAACTGGCAATCCTTCTCCCCCGGATGTGGCGGACGCGGCATTGAAACTTGGCCGCACGCTCACTGCCGAACAGTCGTCCGGACTGGCAACATACCTGGGGCTTCTTCAGACCTGGAACCGCAAGACCAATCTGGTGGGGCCGCGTGTCTGGTCCCAGATGCTCTCCGAGCTGGTGGCCGACAGCTGGCATCTGGCCGAGCTTCTTGGCGAACTTGACCTCCCCGGCTCACCTGTGACCCTGGACTTCGGGGCGGGCGCCGGTATCCCCGGTATTCCGCTCAGGCTCTTCTGGAAGGCCGGCCGGTACGTGATGATTGAACCCAGGGCCATTCGGGCCGGATTTCTCAGACAGTGCGTGGCCATGATGCGTCTTCCCGGAACCGAGGTATTTGAGGGGCGGGCCGAAGCGGTGCGGGAGAGCGCCGACATCTGCCTGTCCAGGGCTTTTCAGCCGTGGCGGGAATTTCTCAAGACAGCGTCCGGGCATGGCAGGCAAACAGCGCCGGAGGGCGGCAAGTCAGCTCCAAGGGGTTCGCGCGAAGCATCCTTGGATGAACCGGGGAGCAAGGCAGGATCAGGTGAAGCGCTAGGCTACCCTGTGGTGGTCGTTTTCGCCAACGAGGCTTCGCCGGATGGGCCGGTTCCCGAGGGATTCGTTCTGGCGAGGAGCAAGGCGTATCCCAGCCGGGGGGGCATGGGCTATTTCTGGGTGTTCGCGCCCAGCATCTGA